A single Pyxicephalus adspersus chromosome 8, UCB_Pads_2.0, whole genome shotgun sequence DNA region contains:
- the KCTD6 gene encoding BTB/POZ domain-containing protein KCTD6, whose translation MHSSAFKRCIHSKHQSLDQMDNGDWGYMMTDPVTLNVGGHVYTTSLSTLTRYPDSMLGAMFRGDFPTARDSQGNYFIDRDGSLFRYILNFLRTSELTLPVDFKEYDLLRKEADFYQIEPLIQCLNDPKPLYPTDTFEEVVELSSTRKLSKYSNPVAVIITQLTITTKVHALLEGIANHFTKWNKHMMDTRDCQVSFTFGPCDYHQEVSLRVHLMEYITKQGFTIRNTRVHHMSERANENTVEHNWTFCRLAKKTDD comes from the exons ATGCATTCCTCCGCATTCAAGCGTTGTATTCACTCCAAGCATCAGTCGTTGGATCAAATGGATAATGGAGACTGGGGATACATG ATGACTGATCCGGTCACACTCAATGTTGGGGGCCACGTATACACAACGTCACTGTCCACGCTGACCCGTTATCCAGACTCCATGTTGGGTGCCATGTTCAGGGGCGACTTCCCTACTGCTAGAGACTCGCAGGGCAATTACTTCATCGATCGCGACGGATCTCTTTTCCGATACATTCTAAACTTTCTGCGGACATCAGAACTCACTCTTCCCGTAGACTTCAAGGAATATGACTTGCTTCGGAAAGAAGCAGATTTTTATCAGATCGAACCTTTAATACAGTGTCTGAATGATCCCAAACCCTTGTACCCCACGGATACCTTTGAAGAAGTCGTGGAACTTTCTAGCACCAGAAAACTGTCCAAGTACTCCAATCCTGTTGCCGTAATTATAACCCAACTTACCATCACCACCAAGGTGCACGCGTTACTGGAGGGGATCGCCAACCACTTCACCAAATGGAATAAGCACATGATGGACACTCGGGATTGCCAAGTCTCCTTTACTTTTGGGCCTTGCGATTACCACCAGGAGGTCTCCCTCAGGGTGCACCTGATGGAATACATCACCAAGCAAGGCTTTACAATCCGGAATACCAGGGTCCATCATATGAGCGAACGAGCCAATGAGAACACAGTGGAACATAACTGGACATTTTGCCGTCTGGCTAAAAAGACAGATGACTGA